A region from the Papaver somniferum cultivar HN1 unplaced genomic scaffold, ASM357369v1 unplaced-scaffold_125, whole genome shotgun sequence genome encodes:
- the LOC113331354 gene encoding cysteine-rich receptor-like protein kinase 3, whose translation MAPEYVVCGKLTEKADVYSFGLLVIEVVCGRRRNSFSEDSYSILQMVWNNYGTGKLCDEVDSTLDGRFLADQVSRVLQIGLLCTQASAELRPVMSMVVKMLTENYDIPQPTQPPFLSFSSLPKSFTPNETYNPRPIPTLDLLGMTRHTT comes from the exons ATGGCTCCTGAGTATGTTGTCTGCGGGAAGTTAACTGAGAAAGCAGATGTTTATAGTTTTGGTTTGCTTGTTATCGAAGTTGTCTGCGGGAGGAGAAGAAATTCGTTCTCTGAAGATTCGTATTCCATTTTACAAATG GTTTGGAACAATTATGGTACAGGGAAATTATGCGACGAAGTTGATTCAACTCTGGATGGTAGGTTTCTAGCTGATCAGGTTTCTAGGGTACTCCAAATAGGGCTTCTCTGTACACAAGCCTCTGCAGAATTGCGTCCAGTAATGTCAATGGTGGTGAAAATGCTCACTGAAAACTATGACATACCTCAGCCAACACAACCACCATTTCTCAGTTTTAGTAGCTTACCAAAGTCATTCACTCCAAATGAGACTTACAATCCCAGGCCAATTCCTACACTGGATCTTCTGGGAATGACGCGACACACAACTTAG